A genomic region of Clarias gariepinus isolate MV-2021 ecotype Netherlands chromosome 23, CGAR_prim_01v2, whole genome shotgun sequence contains the following coding sequences:
- the usp49 gene encoding ubiquitin carboxyl-terminal hydrolase 49, giving the protein MERCKHVVRLRVGQHHSILNPQKWRCVDCDTTESVWACLKCSHVACGHYIEEHSLKHYRETQHPLAMEVRELDVFCFACGDYVLNDNAEGDLKLLRGALSTIRDVGRRSMRSASLLSPNSLSGEGAGLLHAALRHRRRVLLVSAFQRWRTRQQEVRKKLQQEKEELRRQRKEMKKRIMGDDGNAPPRKSARLLTQAPRPLITLIPRKFRDLPERAPLPSKTLSKNPRKALRTVKSGMTGKRAASSFLLARRRRLAPGVTGLRNLGNTCYMNSILQVLSHLRKFRECFLALDLCETEQLLLAKTQGMMGGEKPAQPKDPRSSSLSGQQVSLCQELHTLFRVMWSGRWTLVSPFAMLHSVWNVIPAFRGCDQQDAQEFLCELLDKVQQELEADGGYGAKRQHTRTRIVIPITQRKLSKQVLKVLNTIFHGQLLSQVTCLSCKRKSNTVEPFWDLSLEFPERYHSVAKLSQASSQSCSLTEMLSKFTETEALEGRIYNCNYCNRKRRKSSCKPLALSEACKQLLIYRLPQVLRLHLKRFRWSGRNHREKIGVHVAFDQVLNMEPYCCSDASQLFTYDLSAVVMHHGKGFGSGHYTAYCYNTEGGFWVHCNDSEMNVCSVEEVCSTQAYILFYTQRSS; this is encoded by the exons ATGGAGCGCTGCAAGCATGTGGTCCGTCTGCGTGTAGGACAACACCACTCCATCCTGAACCCTCAGAAATGGCGCTGTGTGGACTGCGACACCACAGAGTCCGTGTGGGCGTGTCTCAAATGCTCGCACGTGGCTTGCGGTCACTATATCGAGGAGCACTCGCTGAAGCACTACCGCGAGACTCAGCACCCACTCGCCATGGAGGTGCGAGAGCTCGACGTGTTCTGCTTTGCGTGTGGCGACTACGTTCTGAACGACAACGCTGAGGGTGACCTGAAGCTCCTGCGTGGGGCACTGTCCACCATAAGGGACGTTGGGCGTCGCTCCATGCGCTCAGCATCGTTGTTATCGCCGAACTCTTTGAGCggggagggggcggggcttttGCACGCCGCGCTCAGACACCGGCGGCGTGTGCTGCTCGTGAGCGCTTTCCAGCGCTGGAGGACGCGGCAACAAGAGGTGCGGAAAAAACTGCAACAGGAGAAGGAGGAGCTTCGGCGGCAACGTAAGGAAATGAAGAAGAGGATCATGGGAGACGACGGTAATGCGCCGCCAAGAAAAAGCGCACGTCTCCTCACGCAGGCGCCGCGGCCACTGATCACGTTGATTCCCAGAAAATTTCGAGACCTGCCTGAAAGAGCGCCGCTTCCCAGCAAGACTCTGTCAAAGAATCCCAGGAAGGCGCTCCGTACTGTGAAATCGGGCATGACGGGAAAGCGGGCCGCCTCGTCTTTTCTGTTAGCGCGTCGCAGGCGTCTGGCGCCGGGCGTCACAGGACTGCGTAACCTAGGCAACACATGCTACATGAACTCGATCCTACAGGTGCTGAGCCACTTGCGGAAGTTCAGGGAGTGTTTCCTCGCGCTGGATCTGTGCGAGACGGAGCAGCTGCTGCTGGCGAAAACGCAAGGCATGATGGGAGGAGAGAAACCGGCGCAGCCCAAAGACCCTCGCTCGTCGTCTTTGTCCGGCCAGCAG GTGTCTCTGTGCCAGGAGCTGCACACACTCTTCAGGGTGATGTGGTCGGGACGCTGGACGCTGGTGTCTCCCTTCGCCATGCTGCACTCCGTGTGGAACGTCATCCCGGCGTTCCGTGGCTGTGACCAGCAAGACGCGCAGGAGTTCCTGTGTGAGCTGCTGGATAAGGTGCAGCAGGAGCTCGAGGCCGATGGGGGCTACGGCGCCAAACGGCAGCATACGCGCACGCGCATCGTCATTCCCATCACGCAGAGGAAGCTCTCCAAGCAGGTGCTGAAGGTCCTCAACACCATCTTCCACGGCCAGCTGCTCAGCCAG GTGACGTGTTTGTCGTGTAAGCGGAAGTCGAACACTGTGGAGCCGTTCTGGGATTTGTCTCTGGAGTTTCCTGAGCGTTATCACAGCGTGGCTAAACTGAGCCAGGCGTCGTCTCAGAGCTGCTCTCTCACCGAGATGCTGAGCAAGTTCACAGAGACCGAGGCTCTGGAGGGACGCATCTACAACTGTAACTACTGCAAca gaAAAAGACGCAAGTCGTCCTGCAAGCCGCTGGCTCTGTCCGAGGCGTGTAAACAGCTGCTGATATATCGTTTACCTCAGGTGCTGCGGCTTCACCTTAAACGCTTCCG ctGGTCGGGCCGGAACCACAGGGAGAAGATCGGTGTTCACGTGGCATTTGATCAGGTCCTGAACATGGAGCCATACTGCTGTTCTGACGCATCGCAGCTCTTCACTTACGACCTCTCTGCAGTAGTGATGCATCATGGGAAAGGCTTCGGCTCAGGACACTACACCGCCTACTGCTACAACACGGAGGGGG gtttctGGGTCCACTGTAATGACTCTGAGATGAACGTGTGTAGTGTGGAGGAGGTCTGCAGCACTCAGGCGTACATCCTGTTCTACACACAACGCTCATCGTGA